One genomic window of Polyangium aurulentum includes the following:
- a CDS encoding methyltransferase — MPLLAAQALERALSVLVPALDIVEGRVDDDTPPAWCEARGWTGFLLSLSDDDLARCESAGLSACIGDLAGAPPSLTELALAAAEAARLPRHAALPLAPPADQLQSVPARKRLQLESLLGAVAPMAARARRIVDVGAGRGHFTRIAAESFDVDALGIEREPARVSAAAALAEGTRALFVASDALREDLAFAPDDLLVGLHACGELGDRMVLSAANAPCDLVLVSCCLQKIGGPARAPLSQVGARAGLVLRREALGLTNLTARPVGVESSLEDMLSARGHRHALLRLLRARGLDVSPGEEMRGINRRRARFGLGELAARALSLRGMAPATEAEIREHERAAHLAFSRMRRLSLPRSMLARLTEVAVVLDRAAALEERGHEAQAAIVFDPDVSPRNIAILARAPVTRAMAP, encoded by the coding sequence ATGCCCCTCCTCGCCGCCCAGGCCCTCGAGCGCGCGCTCTCCGTCCTCGTCCCCGCCCTCGATATCGTCGAGGGCCGCGTCGACGACGACACGCCGCCCGCCTGGTGCGAGGCGCGCGGCTGGACGGGCTTCCTCCTCTCCCTCTCGGACGACGACCTCGCCCGCTGTGAATCGGCGGGTCTGTCCGCCTGCATTGGTGATCTCGCGGGCGCGCCGCCGAGCCTCACGGAGCTTGCCCTCGCGGCGGCCGAGGCGGCGCGATTGCCGCGACATGCGGCCCTCCCGCTCGCCCCGCCCGCAGACCAGCTCCAATCGGTGCCCGCGCGCAAGCGCTTGCAGCTCGAGTCGCTGCTCGGCGCGGTGGCGCCCATGGCCGCGCGCGCCCGCCGCATCGTCGACGTCGGCGCCGGGCGCGGCCATTTCACGCGCATCGCGGCCGAGAGCTTCGACGTCGACGCGCTCGGCATCGAGCGCGAGCCCGCCCGCGTGAGCGCCGCCGCGGCCCTGGCCGAGGGAACCCGCGCGCTCTTCGTCGCCTCCGACGCCCTCCGGGAGGATCTCGCCTTTGCGCCCGACGATCTTCTGGTCGGATTGCACGCGTGCGGCGAGCTCGGCGATCGCATGGTCCTCTCGGCCGCGAATGCGCCTTGCGATCTCGTGCTCGTCTCCTGCTGCTTGCAAAAAATCGGCGGCCCCGCGCGCGCGCCGCTCTCGCAAGTGGGGGCCCGCGCGGGGCTCGTCTTGAGGCGCGAGGCGCTTGGCCTGACGAACCTCACGGCGCGCCCCGTGGGCGTGGAGTCGAGCCTCGAGGACATGCTCTCGGCGCGGGGGCACCGGCATGCGCTCCTGCGCCTCTTGCGCGCCCGCGGGCTCGACGTCTCGCCGGGCGAGGAGATGCGGGGCATCAATCGGCGCCGCGCGCGCTTCGGCCTCGGCGAGCTCGCGGCTCGGGCGCTCTCCTTGCGCGGAATGGCCCCCGCCACCGAGGCCGAGATTCGCGAGCACGAAAGGGCCGCTCACCTGGCCTTCTCCCGCATGCGCCGCCTGTCGCTGCCGCGCTCGATGCTCGCGCGCCTCACCGAGGTGGCCGTGGTGCTCGACCGCGCGGCAGCCCTCGAGGAGCGCGGTCACGAAGCGCAGGCGGCGATCGTCTTCGACCCCGACGTCTCGCCGCGGAACATCGCGATCCTCGCCCGCGCGCCCGTCACTCGCGCAATGGCTCCTTGA
- a CDS encoding M36 family metallopeptidase: protein MKRSARLAAVSMTLLAGSTALADDELPNYNACADAPPVASGRTLGRARSSAFGAVTSIDEKRGVPTFFWAPPDAPKAPMAVTSSPDASARFYLDHYASLYGVTRRALATAVPIKVHDTGRGAIVVTFRQHVDGIEVIHNDVKVVMKQNRDLVAIAGNLHPSAAAGTKRGKQLDIRPDAAIARAFGDLMAVKAPASAFVATGEKQGSYRHYNFVPTPQLAAERLLLTRPARVKRVLFPMPDALVAGYYIEVWAERADGTSSEAFAYVVAADDGRLLLRQNLTDAHSYRVWSEGAPKYIPMMGPQADYIPHPAGMPDKSTPPYIAPIMITMDGFNTNPQGTFDPWLAPGATETAGNNVDAYVDHLLPDGLGGGDYRANVTAPGEFDRTYDVTKTPWASQDQVKAAITQLFYVNNFLHDYWYDSGFNEAAGNAQLDNLGRGGLGNDRLQAQAQDGALLTPTPNRNNANMTTPADGSSPRMQMFVWSGPAQSSFTVDPGSQSFPTNMAGWGAQVFNVTAELALAQDNSLATPSGSTNGSLTDGCQALIGNYTGKIVVADGSPCQFTVQAKNAQNAGAVGLILANGVPGPAPPLGGADGTVTIGALSISQADGVILKAQMQAGTLTGTMVHSPPEVERDGTIDNGVVAHEWGHYLHRRQVTYTSLQGRGQSEGWGDFNSLHMLINENDDLHGTFARAMYAGAWITDSPYFSIRRFPYSVDFTKNALTFHHISAGVPLPTGMPVSPGGAFNYEVHNAGEIWCQMMFAGYVNLLEDSTSGPSARYTFDEAKRKMADYVVAGMAAAPDEPTYTEQRDGVLAAVVASEPLDFVQMAQGFATRGAGSCAKSPARFSTDLVGVVEDFSAKAEPSIISVEVDDSVLSCDDDGVLDNGEIGKVRVKVRNLGWSPLAGATATVTSTNPNVSFPNGASVTIPSVDALAAGEASIEIELADAVMQIQDLELKVEIDAQNTCTATISDASIHRSHYDDVAGASSSDAFESRIVTWTATSASGPSDVWRRLTPSETSTNHVFHGDAPVGVHDERLTSPALTVGNGNLSLTFKHRHAFEQDATTNWDGSVIEVSEDGGQTWNDISQYGSPGYGGSIGKTGTNNPLFGRNGFVGQNPGWPNMDTVTVDLGNGLAGKTIQIRFRIGTDPATSGYGWDIDDLELQGLADTPFSSIVDDAGICNDAPIADAGADQVVPSGATVVLDAATSSDPDGDPLTFEWTQVGGPGASLDTPSNVSATFVAPDVLADTTLTFQVTVSDGLASSMDTVDVLVHPAVGGGGAGGGVGGAGGGVGGAGGADGGAGGGVGGAGGGAGGGVGGDGGAGGGVGGAGGGAGGGVGGDGGAGGGVGGSAGSGSGPNPDDDGGCNCSVPGNEAPVPMRGAGGALLALAAARFLRQRNRKTARS from the coding sequence ATGAAACGCTCTGCACGACTGGCGGCGGTCTCGATGACCCTGCTCGCCGGGTCCACGGCCCTCGCGGATGACGAGCTGCCGAACTACAATGCTTGCGCCGATGCGCCGCCGGTCGCGAGCGGGCGCACCCTCGGGCGAGCTCGCTCGAGCGCCTTCGGCGCGGTGACGAGCATCGACGAAAAACGCGGCGTGCCCACATTCTTCTGGGCCCCGCCCGACGCGCCCAAGGCGCCGATGGCCGTGACGTCATCGCCAGACGCGTCGGCGCGCTTCTATCTCGACCATTACGCGTCGCTCTACGGCGTGACGCGCCGCGCGCTCGCCACGGCCGTGCCGATCAAGGTGCACGATACGGGCCGCGGCGCCATCGTCGTGACCTTCCGCCAGCACGTCGACGGGATCGAGGTGATCCACAACGACGTGAAGGTGGTGATGAAGCAGAACCGCGACCTCGTGGCGATCGCGGGCAACCTGCACCCCTCGGCGGCGGCCGGGACGAAGCGCGGTAAACAGCTCGACATCCGCCCTGATGCCGCGATTGCGAGGGCGTTCGGCGATCTGATGGCCGTGAAGGCGCCCGCGTCTGCATTCGTGGCCACGGGCGAGAAGCAGGGCAGCTACCGTCATTATAACTTCGTGCCGACGCCCCAGCTCGCGGCCGAGAGGCTTTTGCTCACGAGGCCCGCGCGCGTGAAGAGGGTGCTCTTCCCTATGCCCGACGCGCTCGTCGCAGGTTATTATATCGAGGTCTGGGCGGAGCGCGCGGACGGGACGTCCTCGGAGGCGTTCGCCTACGTGGTCGCGGCGGACGACGGGAGGCTGCTCTTGCGGCAAAACCTCACCGACGCGCATTCCTACCGCGTGTGGTCGGAGGGGGCGCCGAAGTACATCCCGATGATGGGGCCGCAGGCCGATTACATCCCGCACCCGGCGGGCATGCCCGACAAGTCGACGCCGCCGTACATTGCGCCGATCATGATCACGATGGACGGGTTCAACACGAACCCGCAAGGCACCTTCGATCCCTGGCTCGCCCCCGGCGCGACCGAGACGGCGGGCAACAACGTAGATGCTTACGTCGATCACCTCCTGCCCGACGGGCTCGGCGGCGGCGATTATCGCGCCAACGTCACCGCGCCCGGCGAGTTTGACAGGACGTACGACGTGACCAAGACGCCCTGGGCGAGCCAGGACCAGGTGAAGGCGGCGATCACGCAGCTCTTTTACGTCAACAACTTCCTGCACGATTACTGGTACGACTCGGGCTTCAACGAGGCGGCGGGCAACGCGCAGCTCGACAATCTCGGTCGCGGCGGTCTCGGGAACGATCGCCTGCAAGCGCAGGCGCAGGACGGCGCGCTCCTCACGCCGACGCCGAACCGCAACAATGCGAACATGACCACGCCCGCGGACGGCTCGTCGCCGCGCATGCAGATGTTCGTTTGGAGCGGGCCCGCGCAGAGCTCTTTCACCGTCGACCCCGGCAGCCAGAGCTTTCCCACGAACATGGCCGGGTGGGGCGCGCAGGTCTTCAATGTGACCGCGGAGCTTGCGCTCGCCCAGGATAACTCGCTGGCCACGCCGAGCGGCAGCACGAATGGCAGCCTGACCGACGGCTGCCAGGCTCTCATCGGTAATTACACCGGCAAGATCGTGGTCGCCGATGGCAGCCCGTGCCAGTTCACGGTGCAGGCGAAGAACGCGCAGAACGCGGGCGCGGTGGGCCTCATCCTGGCGAACGGCGTGCCGGGTCCCGCGCCCCCGCTCGGCGGCGCCGATGGCACCGTGACCATCGGGGCGCTCTCCATCTCGCAGGCGGACGGCGTGATCCTCAAGGCGCAGATGCAGGCCGGGACGCTGACGGGGACCATGGTCCACTCGCCGCCGGAGGTCGAGCGCGACGGCACGATCGACAATGGAGTCGTCGCCCACGAGTGGGGGCATTACCTCCACCGGCGCCAGGTCACCTATACATCGCTGCAGGGGCGGGGCCAGAGCGAGGGCTGGGGCGATTTCAATTCGCTCCACATGCTCATCAACGAGAACGACGACCTCCACGGCACGTTCGCGCGGGCCATGTACGCGGGCGCATGGATCACCGATAGCCCTTACTTCAGCATTCGCCGCTTCCCCTACTCGGTCGATTTCACGAAGAACGCGCTCACGTTCCATCACATCTCGGCCGGCGTGCCGCTGCCGACCGGCATGCCGGTCTCGCCCGGCGGCGCGTTCAACTACGAGGTGCACAACGCGGGCGAGATATGGTGCCAGATGATGTTCGCCGGGTACGTGAACCTCCTCGAGGACAGCACGAGCGGCCCGAGCGCGCGCTACACGTTCGACGAGGCGAAGCGCAAGATGGCCGATTACGTCGTCGCGGGCATGGCGGCCGCGCCGGACGAGCCGACGTACACCGAGCAGCGCGACGGCGTCCTCGCCGCGGTGGTGGCGTCCGAGCCGCTCGATTTCGTGCAGATGGCCCAGGGCTTCGCCACGCGGGGCGCGGGCAGTTGCGCGAAATCCCCCGCTCGCTTCTCGACCGATCTCGTCGGCGTGGTCGAGGACTTCAGCGCGAAGGCCGAGCCGTCGATCATCTCCGTCGAGGTCGACGACAGCGTGCTGTCCTGCGACGACGATGGCGTGCTCGACAACGGCGAGATCGGCAAGGTGCGGGTGAAGGTGCGCAATCTCGGCTGGTCGCCTCTCGCGGGCGCGACGGCGACGGTGACTTCGACGAACCCGAACGTCTCGTTCCCGAATGGGGCGAGCGTGACGATCCCGTCGGTCGATGCGCTGGCGGCGGGGGAGGCGAGCATCGAGATCGAGCTCGCGGACGCGGTGATGCAGATCCAGGACCTCGAATTGAAGGTCGAGATCGATGCGCAGAACACCTGCACGGCGACGATCTCCGACGCGAGCATTCACAGGAGCCATTACGACGACGTGGCAGGGGCGTCCTCGAGCGACGCGTTCGAGAGCCGCATCGTCACGTGGACGGCGACGAGCGCGTCGGGGCCGAGTGATGTCTGGCGGCGGCTCACGCCGTCGGAGACCTCGACGAACCATGTTTTCCACGGCGACGCCCCCGTGGGCGTCCACGACGAGCGGCTCACGTCTCCCGCGCTCACCGTGGGCAACGGCAACCTGTCGCTCACGTTCAAGCACCGCCATGCGTTCGAGCAGGACGCGACGACGAACTGGGACGGCTCCGTGATCGAGGTCAGCGAGGACGGCGGCCAGACCTGGAACGACATCAGCCAGTATGGCAGCCCGGGTTATGGTGGCAGCATCGGCAAAACGGGCACCAACAATCCGCTGTTCGGCCGAAATGGGTTCGTCGGACAGAACCCGGGCTGGCCGAACATGGACACGGTGACGGTCGACCTCGGCAATGGGCTCGCGGGGAAGACGATCCAGATTCGTTTCCGTATCGGCACGGACCCGGCGACGTCAGGGTACGGCTGGGATATCGACGACCTCGAGCTGCAAGGCCTTGCGGACACGCCGTTCTCGAGCATCGTCGATGACGCGGGCATCTGCAACGACGCGCCGATCGCCGATGCGGGCGCGGACCAGGTGGTGCCGAGCGGCGCGACGGTGGTGCTCGATGCCGCGACGAGCTCGGATCCGGATGGCGATCCGCTGACCTTCGAATGGACCCAGGTGGGCGGGCCGGGCGCGTCGCTGGACACGCCGTCGAACGTCTCGGCGACGTTTGTCGCTCCGGACGTGCTGGCTGACACCACGCTGACCTTCCAGGTGACGGTGAGCGACGGGCTGGCTTCGTCGATGGATACGGTCGACGTGCTCGTGCATCCGGCGGTGGGAGGGGGCGGCGCAGGCGGCGGCGTTGGCGGTGCAGGCGGCGGCGTTGGCGGTGCTGGCGGCGCAGATGGCGGCGCAGGCGGCGGCGTTGGCGGTGCAGGCGGCGGCGCTGGCGGTGGCGTTGGCGGCGATGGCGGTGCAGGCGGCGGCGTTGGCGGTGCAGGCGGCGGCGCTGGCGGTGGCGTTGGCGGCGATGGCGGTGCAGGCGGCGGCGTTGGCGGTTCCGCTGGTAGCGGCAGTGGTCCCAACCCTGATGACGATGGCGGCTGCAATTGCTCGGTGCCGGGCAACGAGGCGCCCGTCCCGATGCGCGGCGCGGGGGGCGCGCTCCTGGCCCTCGCGGCGGCGCGGTTCCTGCGACAACGCAATCGCAAGACCGCTCGGTCCTGA
- a CDS encoding DUF1569 domain-containing protein, with the protein MDVSLASLRDLLPILDTIERSARPSIEGALTLPQVLAHCAQSIECSMDGYPQHRAALFRATLGRVALAKFLRAGRMSHDLEAGIPGVVAPDASLALPEAIARLRAAIERFSGHRGAFAVHFAYGTVTGEEYDRVHAMHVANHLSRVTV; encoded by the coding sequence ATGGACGTATCCCTCGCCTCGCTGCGCGATCTGCTCCCCATCCTCGATACCATCGAGCGATCTGCTCGCCCTTCGATCGAGGGGGCCCTGACCCTCCCGCAGGTCCTCGCGCACTGCGCGCAGAGCATCGAGTGCTCGATGGACGGCTATCCGCAGCACCGCGCGGCGCTTTTCCGGGCCACGCTCGGGCGCGTCGCGCTCGCCAAGTTCTTGCGCGCCGGCCGCATGTCGCACGACCTCGAGGCGGGCATTCCGGGCGTGGTGGCTCCGGACGCGTCCCTCGCGCTTCCGGAGGCCATTGCGCGGCTACGCGCTGCGATCGAGCGGTTTTCCGGGCACCGAGGCGCGTTCGCCGTCCATTTCGCGTACGGGACCGTGACGGGCGAGGAGTACGACCGCGTGCACGCGATGCACGTGGCCAATCACCTCTCGCGCGTCACGGTTTGA
- a CDS encoding endo alpha-1,4 polygalactosaminidase, whose translation MRATVLVLAALCLVPFACSSGPSGGTSEGTGGAGATGGEGQGGSAGSGGAGGQGGAGGQGGAGGGMSEIFVPAVGTTWQWQLSGLPIDTSIDVAIYDIDLFETTPEQIAKLHGDGRKVICYFSAGSYEEYRPDAGDFPAEVKGSPLDAPFQDELWIDIRTTVVRDIMNKRLDLAVQKGCDAVEPDNVDGYTNDNGLSLTAADQLEFNRYIAKQAHARGLSVGLKNDLEQLDELAPDFDWALNEECFTYDECGLYKDNFLAANKAVFHAEYVEPNQLGAVCAVTKPLGLSTLIKNIELDAFRLPCP comes from the coding sequence ATGCGCGCCACCGTTCTCGTCCTCGCGGCCCTTTGCCTCGTTCCTTTCGCCTGCTCGAGCGGCCCTTCGGGCGGCACGTCCGAGGGCACGGGGGGCGCTGGCGCGACGGGAGGCGAAGGGCAAGGCGGCTCGGCGGGGAGCGGCGGCGCTGGGGGGCAAGGCGGCGCGGGGGGCCAAGGCGGCGCGGGGGGAGGGATGAGCGAGATCTTCGTCCCCGCGGTCGGCACGACGTGGCAATGGCAGCTCTCGGGCCTGCCGATCGATACGTCGATCGACGTGGCGATCTACGACATCGACCTCTTCGAGACCACGCCCGAGCAGATTGCGAAGCTGCACGGGGACGGCCGGAAGGTCATCTGCTACTTCAGCGCGGGCAGCTACGAGGAATATCGCCCCGACGCCGGCGATTTCCCGGCCGAGGTCAAGGGCAGCCCGCTCGACGCGCCTTTCCAGGACGAGCTGTGGATCGACATCCGCACGACCGTCGTGCGCGACATCATGAACAAGCGCCTCGATCTGGCCGTGCAAAAGGGCTGCGACGCCGTCGAGCCCGACAACGTCGACGGGTACACGAACGACAACGGGCTCTCCCTGACGGCGGCGGACCAGCTCGAGTTCAATCGCTACATCGCGAAGCAAGCGCACGCGCGGGGCCTGTCCGTCGGGCTCAAGAACGACCTCGAGCAGCTCGACGAGCTGGCCCCGGATTTCGACTGGGCGCTCAACGAGGAGTGCTTCACCTACGACGAGTGCGGCCTTTACAAGGACAACTTCCTCGCGGCGAACAAGGCCGTCTTCCACGCCGAGTACGTCGAGCCAAACCAGCTCGGCGCCGTCTGCGCCGTGACCAAGCCCCTCGGCCTGAGCACGCTGATCAAGAACATCGAGCTCGACGCGTTCCGCCTCCCCTGCCCCTGA
- a CDS encoding M36 family metallopeptidase gives MKRSARYATALITLLAGSTALAADELPNYNAYADAKPAVRSLASGRTRSSALGAVTSIDEKRGVPTFFWAPPDAPKAPMALTMSPDASARFYLERYASLYGTTRRALATAVPIKVHDTGSGAIVVTFRQYVDGIEVIRNDVKVVMKQNRDLVAIAGNLHASAVAGMKRGKRFDIRPDAAIARAFSDLMAVKAPASAFVSTGKKQGSYGHYTFVPTPELEDEGLLLERPVRVKKVLFPMPDALVAGYYVEVWAGREDDGSSEAFAYVIAADDGRMLLRQNLTDSHSYRVWSEGAPKFIPTMGPQVDYLPHPTGMPDKAMPPYIAPIMITIDGFNTNPQGTFDPWLAPNATETAGNNVDAYVDHLLPDGLPGGDYRANVTAPGEFDRTYDPTKLPWVNQDQVKASITQLFYVNNFLHDYWYDSGFNEAAGNAQLSNFGRGGLENDRLQAQAQDGALITPTPNRNNANMSTPLDGSSPRMQMYVWSGPAPHYALINPGNLKLDTNTASTWGPQVFNVTADLALAQDTSLADSGGGMAGSFTDGCQALVGTYTGKIVVADRGSCNFTVKAKNAQLAGAVGVIIVNNAPGAAPGLGGSDATVTIPALSISLDDGTALKAQMQAGTVTANLVHLAPDVERDGTIDNGIIAHEWGHYQHRRLVTFSSVQGRSQSEGWGDFTAVHMLINENDDLNGTFSASVYAGAAGGDTPYFGIRRFPYSVDFTKNALTFHHISKGVPMPTGVPIGPAGLDNFEVHNAGEIWAQMMFEGYVNLIKDSTGGASPRYTFDEAKRKMADYVVGGMQAAPEEPTYTEQRDGVLAAAVAAEPLDFEQIAKAFATRGAGTCAESPTRFSTELEGVVEDFGSKAEPSFISVTVDDSVLSCDDDGVLDNGEAGKVRVKIRNVGWAPLAGTTATVVTTNPNVTFPNGATATFPSASALAYVEAEIDIALAESVTQMQDLDLKIEIQAQNACTATLNETAPLARIHYDDVPASSATETFESETVTWTASNASGASDAWTRVRPLPTETNHLFHGDALGSITDVRATSPALTVGNGNLSLSFKHRHQFEQDPTSNWDGAVIELSEDGGQTWNDISQYGNPGYGGPVGDPTAGNPLLGRDGYVGENAAWPNMDTVNIDLGNGLAGKTIQIRFRIGTDEVVGTEGWDIDDLAFVGLAGTPFSGLIDDQGICNEAPMADAGPDQTVPSGTVVTLDASSSSDPDGDQLTFEWTQVAGPSATLDSSNTVSPTFTAPDVMADTTLTFEVTVSDGVDSDVDTVDVIVQPPGGVGGAGGGVGGAGGGVGGAGGGVGGAGGGVGGAGGGVGGAGGGVGGAGGGVGGAGGAGGDAGGGVGGTGGDDDGLSIEGGCACSVPGTEAPAPVREAGGSLLALAAALLLRRRRNGKN, from the coding sequence ATGAAGCGCTCTGCACGATACGCTACAGCCCTTATCACGCTGCTTGCCGGATCCACCGCTCTCGCGGCCGACGAGCTGCCGAACTACAACGCTTACGCCGATGCGAAGCCGGCCGTGCGCAGCCTCGCGTCCGGGCGAACCCGCTCGAGCGCGCTCGGCGCGGTGACGAGCATCGACGAAAAGCGCGGCGTGCCCACGTTCTTCTGGGCCCCGCCCGACGCGCCCAAGGCGCCGATGGCCCTCACGATGTCGCCGGACGCCTCGGCGCGCTTCTACCTCGAGCGCTACGCCTCGCTCTACGGCACGACGCGCCGCGCGCTCGCGACGGCCGTGCCGATCAAGGTGCACGACACGGGCAGCGGCGCCATCGTCGTGACCTTCCGCCAGTACGTCGACGGGATCGAGGTGATCCGCAACGACGTGAAGGTGGTGATGAAGCAGAACCGCGACCTCGTGGCGATCGCGGGCAACCTGCACGCCTCGGCGGTGGCCGGGATGAAGCGCGGCAAGCGGTTCGACATCCGCCCCGACGCGGCGATCGCGAGGGCGTTCAGCGACCTGATGGCCGTGAAGGCGCCCGCGTCCGCGTTCGTGAGCACCGGCAAGAAGCAGGGCAGCTACGGCCATTACACGTTCGTGCCGACGCCCGAGCTCGAGGACGAAGGCCTTTTGCTCGAGCGGCCCGTGCGCGTGAAGAAGGTGCTCTTCCCGATGCCCGACGCGCTCGTCGCGGGCTATTACGTCGAGGTCTGGGCGGGGCGCGAGGACGACGGGTCTTCCGAGGCGTTCGCTTACGTGATCGCGGCGGACGACGGGCGGATGCTCCTGCGGCAGAACCTCACCGATTCGCATTCGTACCGCGTGTGGTCGGAGGGCGCGCCGAAGTTCATCCCGACCATGGGGCCGCAGGTCGATTACCTGCCGCACCCGACGGGCATGCCGGACAAGGCGATGCCGCCGTACATCGCGCCGATCATGATCACGATCGACGGGTTCAACACGAACCCGCAGGGCACCTTCGATCCCTGGCTCGCGCCCAACGCGACCGAGACGGCGGGCAACAACGTCGACGCGTACGTCGATCACCTCCTGCCCGACGGGCTCCCCGGCGGCGATTATCGCGCCAATGTCACCGCGCCGGGCGAGTTTGACAGGACGTACGACCCGACCAAGCTGCCCTGGGTGAACCAGGACCAGGTGAAGGCGTCGATCACGCAGCTCTTCTACGTCAACAACTTCCTGCACGATTACTGGTACGACTCGGGCTTCAACGAGGCGGCGGGCAACGCGCAGCTCAGCAATTTCGGCCGCGGCGGCCTCGAGAACGACCGGCTGCAAGCGCAGGCGCAGGACGGCGCGCTCATCACGCCGACGCCGAACCGCAACAACGCGAACATGAGCACGCCCCTGGACGGCTCGTCGCCGCGCATGCAGATGTACGTCTGGAGCGGGCCGGCGCCGCATTACGCCCTCATCAACCCGGGCAACCTGAAGCTCGACACGAACACGGCCTCCACGTGGGGACCGCAGGTCTTCAATGTGACGGCCGACCTCGCGCTCGCCCAGGATACGTCGCTGGCCGATTCGGGCGGCGGCATGGCCGGCAGCTTCACCGACGGCTGCCAGGCCCTCGTCGGCACGTACACCGGCAAGATCGTGGTCGCCGATCGCGGCTCGTGCAATTTCACGGTGAAAGCCAAGAACGCGCAGCTCGCGGGCGCGGTGGGCGTCATCATCGTCAACAATGCCCCTGGCGCGGCGCCCGGGCTGGGCGGCTCCGACGCCACCGTGACCATTCCGGCGCTCTCCATCTCGCTGGACGACGGCACGGCCCTCAAGGCGCAGATGCAGGCCGGGACGGTGACGGCGAACCTGGTCCACCTGGCGCCGGACGTCGAGCGTGACGGCACGATCGACAATGGCATCATCGCGCACGAGTGGGGTCATTACCAGCACCGCCGCCTGGTCACCTTCTCCTCGGTGCAGGGGCGCAGCCAGAGCGAGGGCTGGGGCGATTTCACCGCGGTCCACATGCTCATCAACGAGAACGACGACCTCAATGGCACGTTCTCGGCCTCGGTGTACGCGGGCGCGGCCGGCGGCGATACCCCCTACTTCGGCATTCGCCGCTTCCCCTACTCGGTCGATTTCACGAAGAACGCGCTCACGTTCCACCACATCTCGAAGGGCGTGCCGATGCCGACCGGCGTGCCGATCGGGCCCGCAGGCCTCGACAACTTCGAGGTCCACAACGCGGGCGAGATCTGGGCGCAGATGATGTTCGAAGGCTACGTGAACCTCATCAAGGACAGCACGGGCGGCGCGAGCCCGCGCTACACCTTCGACGAGGCGAAGCGCAAGATGGCCGATTACGTCGTCGGGGGCATGCAGGCCGCGCCGGAGGAGCCGACGTACACCGAGCAGCGTGACGGCGTCCTCGCGGCGGCGGTGGCGGCCGAGCCGCTCGATTTCGAGCAGATCGCCAAGGCCTTCGCCACGCGCGGCGCGGGCACCTGCGCGGAGTCGCCCACGCGCTTCTCGACCGAGCTCGAGGGCGTGGTCGAGGACTTCGGCTCGAAGGCCGAGCCGTCGTTCATCTCCGTCACGGTCGACGACAGCGTGCTGTCCTGCGACGACGACGGCGTGCTCGACAATGGCGAGGCCGGCAAGGTGCGGGTGAAGATCCGCAACGTCGGCTGGGCGCCGCTCGCGGGCACGACGGCGACGGTCGTCACGACGAACCCGAACGTCACGTTCCCGAACGGGGCGACCGCGACGTTCCCCTCGGCGAGCGCGCTGGCCTATGTCGAGGCGGAGATCGACATTGCCCTCGCAGAGTCGGTGACGCAGATGCAGGATCTCGATCTCAAGATCGAGATCCAGGCGCAGAACGCCTGCACGGCGACGCTGAACGAGACGGCCCCGCTGGCCCGGATCCATTACGACGACGTGCCGGCGTCCTCGGCGACCGAGACGTTCGAGAGCGAGACCGTGACCTGGACGGCTTCGAACGCGTCCGGGGCGAGCGACGCGTGGACCCGCGTTCGGCCGCTCCCGACGGAGACGAACCACCTCTTCCACGGCGACGCCCTCGGCAGCATCACGGACGTGCGTGCCACGTCGCCCGCGCTCACGGTGGGCAATGGCAACCTGTCGCTCTCGTTCAAGCACCGCCATCAGTTCGAGCAGGACCCGACCTCGAACTGGGACGGCGCCGTGATCGAGCTGAGCGAGGACGGCGGGCAGACCTGGAACGACATCAGCCAGTACGGCAATCCGGGCTATGGTGGCCCTGTCGGCGACCCGACGGCGGGCAACCCGCTGCTCGGTCGCGACGGGTACGTCGGGGAAAACGCCGCCTGGCCGAACATGGACACGGTGAACATCGACCTCGGCAATGGCCTCGCGGGCAAGACGATCCAGATTCGTTTCCGCATCGGCACCGACGAGGTGGTGGGCACCGAGGGCTGGGACATCGACGACCTCGCGTTCGTGGGCCTGGCAGGCACGCCGTTCTCGGGCCTCATCGACGATCAGGGCATCTGCAACGAGGCGCCGATGGCGGACGCCGGGCCGGATCAGACCGTGCCGAGCGGCACGGTGGTCACCCTCGACGCGTCGAGCAGCTCGGATCCGGACGGTGATCAGCTCACGTTCGAGTGGACGCAGGTGGCCGGTCCGAGCGCGACGCTCGATTCGTCCAACACCGTCTCGCCGACGTTCACCGCGCCTGACGTGATGGCAGATACCACCTTGACGTTCGAGGTGACGGTGAGCGACGGAGTCGATTCGGACGTGGACACGGTCGACGTGATCGTGCAGCCGCCGGGCGGCGTCGGTGGCGCTGGCGGCGGCGTCGGTGGCGCTGGCGGCGGCGTCGGTGGCGCTGGCGGCGGCGTCGGCGGTGCTGGCGGCGGCGTCGGCGGTGCCGGTGGCGGCGTTGGTGGCGCTGGTGGCGGCGTGGGCGGTGCTGGCGGCGGCGTCGGCGGTGCTGGCGGTGCTGGCGGCGATGCTGGCGGCGGCGTCGGTGGTACGGGCGGCGACGACGACGGCTTGTCCATCGAGGGCGGCTGCGCTTGCTCGGTGCCGGGCACCGAGGCGCCTGCGCCGGTCCGCGAGGCGGGCGGCTCGCTCCTGGCGCTCGCGGCGGCGCTCTTGCTGCGGCGGCGTCGCAACGGCAAGAACTGA